The Fortiea contorta PCC 7126 genome has a segment encoding these proteins:
- a CDS encoding M16 family metallopeptidase encodes MFPASVFRLDNGLTFIHQQIPTTPVVVADVWVRAGATLEQEPWFGMAHFLEHMIFKGTATLPPGAFDYNIENRGGVSNAATSYDYAHYSLTTAAPDLTETLPHLGDLLLNAAIPEDEFIRERDVVLEEIRSYHDDPDWVGFQALLESIYPLHPYGRSVLGTERELMQQSPAAMRQFHRTYYQPENMTVVIVGGITQDLALNLVDSSFKNFAEPLDSPQLAKISQPTITDIRRQQMYLPRLEQARLLMAWTAPGVAQLRAGYGLNLLSVILSEGRTSRLVRDLREELQIVQGICSNFSLQRESSLFTITAWLEPEDLQQVESLICAHLENLQQTQISQAELARAQRLLCNDYAFSTETPNQLTGLYGYYNTVAQAELAVTYPQQIQSFAPQELQKLAKQYLSPKNYAVTILKPC; translated from the coding sequence GTGTTTCCGGCATCGGTCTTCCGATTAGACAATGGTTTGACGTTTATTCATCAACAGATTCCCACTACCCCGGTAGTTGTGGCTGATGTTTGGGTACGGGCTGGAGCTACCTTGGAACAAGAGCCGTGGTTTGGTATGGCTCACTTTTTAGAACATATGATTTTTAAGGGGACTGCGACATTACCCCCTGGGGCTTTCGATTATAACATTGAAAACCGAGGAGGAGTGAGTAACGCAGCTACAAGTTATGATTATGCTCATTATTCCCTGACAACCGCCGCCCCTGATTTAACAGAAACTCTGCCCCACCTGGGAGATTTATTGCTAAATGCTGCCATTCCTGAAGATGAATTTATCCGGGAACGGGATGTAGTTTTAGAAGAAATTCGTTCATATCATGATGATCCAGACTGGGTAGGATTTCAAGCCCTGCTGGAGAGTATCTACCCGCTTCACCCATACGGTCGTTCAGTATTAGGTACAGAACGAGAACTGATGCAGCAATCGCCAGCAGCCATGCGCCAGTTTCATCGGACTTACTACCAACCAGAAAATATGACAGTGGTGATTGTTGGGGGAATTACCCAAGATTTAGCCCTAAATTTAGTAGATTCCTCCTTTAAAAATTTTGCGGAACCATTGGATAGTCCCCAATTGGCGAAAATTTCCCAGCCCACAATCACCGACATTCGCCGTCAACAAATGTACCTACCACGGCTAGAACAGGCGCGCTTGCTGATGGCGTGGACAGCCCCAGGTGTCGCCCAACTCCGGGCTGGTTATGGGCTAAATTTACTATCAGTCATCCTTTCCGAGGGGCGGACTTCTCGTTTAGTACGTGATTTGCGAGAAGAATTACAAATAGTACAAGGAATTTGTAGCAATTTTTCCCTACAGCGAGAATCGAGCTTATTTACCATCACCGCTTGGCTGGAGCCAGAAGACTTACAGCAAGTCGAGTCATTGATTTGTGCTCACTTAGAAAATTTGCAGCAGACACAAATTAGCCAAGCAGAGCTAGCACGAGCGCAAAGGTTACTGTGTAATGATTACGCCTTTTCCACAGAAACGCCAAATCAACTCACTGGACTTTATGGATACTACAACACCGTCGCCCAAGCTGAATTAGCAGTCACATATCCCCAACAAATTCAATCATTTGCTCCGCAAGAACTGCAAAAATTAGCTAAACAGTATCTTTCTCCCAAAAATTACGCCGTGACTATACTCAAACCCTGTTAA
- a CDS encoding 5-(carboxyamino)imidazole ribonucleotide synthase translates to MKRVGVIGGGQLAWMMADAANKLGVELVVQTPSQDDPAVSIAQETVFAPVDDAIATEILAKKCDIITFENEFVDLQALSLLANQQVCFRPSLTALAPLLDKYHQRCYLKDLGLPVPDFFALDQDLDRVESKIASLGFPVVLKSRRHGYDGQGTFIIADKETWQQKLNLIHNQTANQSLYLIEEFVPFTQELAIIAARSVDGEIVNYPVVETQQQQQVCRRVIAPAAITTQQGAKIAAIAHTLLHNLQAVGIFGIELFLTIDGQVLVNEIAPRTHNSGHFSLDACQTSQFEQHLRAVCGLPLGDPSMKADAAVMVNLLGYENSQIDYKNKLQQLTAIPQTHVHWYGKTELRPGRKLGHVTVLLEHQHRDTAIAIAQNIESIWYPS, encoded by the coding sequence ATGAAGCGTGTTGGTGTAATTGGTGGCGGACAATTAGCCTGGATGATGGCAGATGCAGCCAACAAATTAGGTGTAGAATTGGTGGTGCAAACTCCTAGTCAAGATGACCCTGCTGTCAGTATTGCCCAAGAAACTGTTTTTGCACCAGTAGACGACGCGATCGCCACGGAAATTTTAGCGAAAAAATGCGATATCATTACTTTTGAAAATGAGTTTGTTGATTTACAAGCTCTATCGCTGTTAGCTAATCAACAAGTTTGTTTTCGTCCTAGTTTGACGGCTTTAGCTCCACTGTTAGACAAATATCACCAGCGCTGTTATTTAAAAGATTTGGGCTTACCTGTTCCTGATTTTTTTGCCTTAGATCAAGATTTAGATCGCGTCGAATCTAAAATTGCATCTCTGGGTTTTCCTGTAGTCTTAAAATCACGACGCCACGGTTATGATGGTCAAGGTACTTTTATTATTGCTGATAAAGAAACTTGGCAACAAAAGCTGAATCTTATTCACAATCAAACTGCAAATCAGTCGCTATATTTAATAGAAGAATTTGTTCCTTTTACACAAGAGTTAGCTATAATTGCCGCCCGTTCTGTAGATGGTGAAATTGTCAATTATCCGGTGGTGGAAACCCAACAACAACAACAAGTTTGTCGCCGAGTAATCGCACCAGCCGCAATCACCACCCAACAAGGAGCAAAAATAGCAGCGATCGCTCATACTTTATTACATAACCTCCAAGCGGTGGGTATTTTTGGGATTGAGCTATTCCTCACCATCGATGGTCAAGTGTTGGTGAATGAAATCGCCCCCCGTACCCACAATTCCGGCCATTTCTCCCTAGACGCCTGCCAAACTTCCCAATTTGAGCAACATCTCAGAGCAGTCTGCGGTTTACCTCTAGGTGATCCATCAATGAAAGCAGATGCGGCCGTTATGGTCAACCTCCTGGGGTATGAAAATTCGCAAATCGACTATAAAAACAAACTGCAACAATTAACTGCAATTCCCCAAACCCATGTCCATTGGTACGGAAAAACAGAACTACGTCCAGGACGCAAACTGGGGCATGTTACCGTTTTATTAGAGCACCAGCACCGAGATACAGCAATAGCGATCGCGCAAAACATAGAATCTATTTGGTATCCCAGCTAA
- a CDS encoding pentapeptide repeat-containing protein has translation MFWRQGLALLLAIIVWCVTLPALADWTRPLSFSNADMKRHDFSGETLQGAEFSNANLEQANFAGADLRGAVLSASVMTQTNLHGADLTNALVDQVNLTKADLSDAVFKEALLLRAVFTDVNISSADFTDAILDRAQIKELCGKASGINSKTGVQTRDSLGCP, from the coding sequence ATGTTTTGGCGCCAAGGGTTGGCTTTACTTCTAGCAATAATAGTCTGGTGCGTGACTTTACCGGCGCTGGCGGACTGGACTCGTCCATTGTCATTCAGTAATGCAGACATGAAAAGGCATGATTTTTCCGGAGAAACTTTACAAGGGGCTGAGTTTTCCAACGCCAACTTAGAACAAGCTAACTTTGCAGGTGCTGACCTGCGGGGAGCAGTTTTGAGTGCTTCGGTGATGACACAAACGAATTTGCACGGAGCCGATTTAACGAATGCGCTAGTTGATCAGGTAAACTTAACCAAGGCAGATTTGAGTGACGCTGTTTTCAAGGAAGCTTTGCTATTACGAGCCGTATTTACTGATGTAAATATTAGTAGTGCAGACTTCACAGATGCAATTTTAGATAGAGCGCAAATCAAAGAATTGTGTGGTAAAGCTAGCGGAATCAACTCAAAAACAGGTGTGCAAACGCGAGATTCTTTAGGATGTCCATGA
- a CDS encoding class I SAM-dependent methyltransferase — translation MLFRPNQRLKLDETDDKLFYAYPRFVTHVDEGFIQQLTDLYRQRLKPNTRILDMMSSWVSHLPEEMQFAHVEGHGLNTEELARNPRFNHYFVQNLNENPQLPFPDQEFDAVLNCVSVQYVQYPEAIFSEIHRILKPGGVAIISFSNRMFFQKAIQAWRDASEATRVELVKRYFTSVPGFTAPEAVINKSTAPNFLQWLGAPGGDPFYAVVAYRCETN, via the coding sequence ATGCTATTTAGACCAAATCAACGCCTGAAGCTAGATGAAACTGACGACAAGTTATTTTACGCTTACCCCCGCTTCGTCACCCACGTTGATGAAGGCTTCATACAGCAGTTAACTGATTTATATCGTCAGCGACTCAAACCAAACACACGCATTTTGGATATGATGAGCAGCTGGGTATCGCATCTTCCAGAAGAAATGCAGTTTGCTCACGTGGAAGGACACGGACTCAACACCGAAGAACTAGCACGTAATCCCAGATTTAATCATTACTTTGTGCAAAATCTCAACGAAAATCCCCAGCTACCCTTCCCAGATCAAGAATTTGATGCGGTTCTCAATTGCGTTTCTGTACAATATGTGCAATATCCAGAAGCTATATTTTCCGAAATTCACCGCATCCTCAAACCCGGTGGTGTGGCTATTATTAGCTTCTCCAACCGCATGTTTTTTCAAAAAGCCATCCAAGCTTGGCGCGATGCTTCCGAAGCAACTAGGGTAGAACTAGTCAAACGCTACTTTACCTCAGTACCGGGATTTACAGCCCCAGAAGCCGTAATAAATAAGTCAACCGCACCCAATTTTCTGCAATGGTTAGGCGCGCCAGGGGGAGATCCATTTTATGCTGTCGTTGCTTATCGTTGCGAAACCAATTAG
- a CDS encoding ArnT family glycosyltransferase — translation MLHIQKLLQAVGQQIYRLVQFPYGGLLFWILPLLLCNSGDSSLIAHDEGLYAWRSRQMLDSGDWVAPWGNAHHKTPGIYWLIAISYKLFGVSEASARLPSMIAGILCLFILYEIGNIFLGKKVAWLAAAILSVEFLWLQSCRLASPDVPMILLVLFAILAFIKTELSRKYSHIWIFLAGLSFGLGFLLRSFMIFLPMAALLPYLIGEHRRHRHLTNPMFYLGFLTGLIPTLIWLWLSWRRYGHLSFGELFKFVIDLSSEDRNRNGLLFYVWNIPLKSFPWGFFSLLGLGLTIYRPIPRYHLILVGFPLVLFAELSLFSTRLSHYALCLYPFIALLAAVGLEWLSRIYDVAWKCGVNNPGGDVKFELWRCFGFQSYHNWRYASTSKLKNTTLFYLAISAIRNLPRYLSYAFGVLGVVILLASIVALNSLDVDIKKYAITAAILGIGWLSLPVVWICRFHLQQKVFTSRYWIASWLIPCWLSLAVAGVLGLLGDYNPELRMFFQQRAIASILQTHPVYFAQADDKNSILLNFYTPIHGKRVNNLSEIPVFSYAWISAPKIETLSPNYRIIGSVKNYQLIQVLP, via the coding sequence ATGTTACATATACAAAAATTATTACAGGCTGTTGGGCAGCAAATCTATCGTTTGGTGCAATTTCCCTATGGCGGTCTGTTATTTTGGATACTGCCGCTGCTGCTATGTAATTCTGGCGATAGTAGTTTGATAGCCCATGATGAAGGTTTGTATGCTTGGCGATCGCGCCAAATGTTAGACTCTGGTGATTGGGTAGCACCTTGGGGTAATGCTCATCATAAAACCCCTGGTATTTATTGGTTAATTGCTATTAGCTATAAATTGTTTGGTGTTAGCGAAGCCAGCGCCCGACTTCCTAGTATGATTGCTGGAATTTTGTGTTTATTTATTCTCTATGAAATTGGCAATATATTTTTAGGAAAAAAAGTGGCTTGGCTAGCTGCTGCTATTTTAAGCGTGGAATTTCTCTGGCTGCAATCTTGTCGGTTAGCATCTCCGGATGTGCCGATGATTTTGTTAGTGCTGTTTGCTATTTTAGCATTTATTAAAACTGAATTATCTCGCAAATATAGCCATATTTGGATTTTTCTGGCTGGCTTAAGTTTTGGTTTAGGTTTTTTATTGCGAAGCTTTATGATTTTTTTGCCGATGGCGGCTTTATTACCTTATTTAATTGGTGAACATCGCCGTCATCGTCACCTCACTAACCCGATGTTTTATTTAGGATTTTTAACTGGTTTAATTCCGACTTTAATTTGGTTATGGTTGAGTTGGCGGCGCTATGGTCATCTGAGTTTTGGGGAGTTATTCAAGTTTGTTATAGATTTGAGTTCAGAAGACCGTAACCGCAATGGTCTTTTATTTTATGTGTGGAATATACCTTTAAAATCTTTTCCTTGGGGATTTTTCAGCCTTTTGGGTTTAGGTTTAACTATCTATCGTCCTATCCCTCGCTATCATTTAATATTAGTCGGTTTTCCTTTGGTATTGTTTGCTGAACTGAGTCTTTTTTCTACTCGCCTATCTCACTACGCCCTTTGTCTTTATCCCTTCATCGCTTTGTTAGCGGCTGTAGGTTTGGAATGGTTGAGCAGGATTTATGATGTAGCTTGGAAGTGTGGCGTTAACAATCCTGGTGGAGATGTAAAATTTGAGCTATGGCGTTGTTTTGGTTTTCAAAGTTATCACAACTGGCGTTACGCTTCTACATCTAAATTAAAAAATACCACATTATTTTATTTAGCAATATCTGCTATCAGAAATCTTCCTCGTTACCTGAGTTACGCTTTTGGTGTACTGGGTGTTGTAATTTTATTAGCAAGTATAGTTGCGCTAAATTCGCTTGATGTTGATATTAAAAAATATGCAATTACTGCTGCGATTTTAGGAATAGGTTGGTTAAGTTTACCTGTAGTTTGGATTTGTCGTTTTCATCTCCAGCAAAAGGTTTTCACATCTCGATATTGGATAGCGAGTTGGTTGATTCCTTGTTGGTTGAGTTTGGCTGTGGCTGGGGTTTTAGGTCTTTTAGGTGATTATAATCCTGAACTGAGAATGTTTTTTCAACAAAGAGCGATCGCCTCAATTCTCCAAACTCATCCTGTCTATTTCGCCCAAGCAGATGACAAAAACTCAATTCTGCTCAATTTCTACACTCCCATTCATGGTAAAAGAGTTAATAATCTATCCGAAATCCCAGTTTTTAGCTATGCTTGGATTTCCGCGCCAAAGATAGAAACTTTATCTCCAAATTATCGCATTATAGGTAGTGTTAAAAACTATCAATTGATTCAAGTTTTACCCTGA
- a CDS encoding MFS transporter, with the protein MKTKTAQEWHIPPALKSKNYRLFFAGQGISLIGTWMTQLATVWLVYHLTNSALMLGVVGFTSQIPSFFLAPFGGVFVDRFSRYHTLIGTQILAMMQSLALAALALTDVIQVWHIIVLSLFQGFINALDAPARQAFVPELVERREDLANAIAINSTMINGARLIGPAVGGLLIANIGIAYCFLVDGLSYIAVIAALLAMKIKAKKTPVNSKNVLQQVKEGFVYAFSFPPIRSILLLSALVSLMGMQNTTLVPIFAKEILKGGAETLGFLMAASGVGALTGGIYLATRQTILGIGKLIALAPGILGIGLIGFALSRFLPLSLFTMLFVGLGTILQIAASNTFLQTIVEEDKRGRLMSLYTMSFLGMIPLGNLLGGFLATHIGAPNTLIIDGIVCILGAIFFARKLPNLRQLVRPIYEQKGIIISNKSS; encoded by the coding sequence ATGAAGACAAAAACAGCCCAAGAATGGCATATACCACCAGCCTTAAAATCAAAAAATTATCGTCTATTTTTTGCAGGACAAGGTATTTCTTTAATTGGGACATGGATGACGCAACTAGCTACAGTTTGGCTAGTTTATCACCTCACAAATTCAGCATTAATGTTGGGTGTTGTGGGTTTCACCAGTCAAATTCCCAGCTTCTTTCTAGCTCCTTTTGGGGGAGTATTTGTAGATAGATTTTCTAGGTATCATACCTTAATTGGTACGCAAATATTGGCGATGATGCAATCGTTAGCCTTGGCTGCATTAGCTCTGACTGACGTTATTCAGGTATGGCACATCATTGTTTTAAGCTTGTTTCAAGGATTTATTAATGCTTTGGATGCACCAGCAAGACAAGCATTTGTACCAGAATTGGTAGAGCGCCGAGAAGATTTAGCTAATGCGATCGCTATTAATTCAACTATGATTAATGGTGCGCGATTAATCGGCCCAGCAGTTGGGGGATTATTGATAGCAAATATCGGTATAGCTTACTGTTTTTTAGTTGATGGACTCAGTTATATTGCCGTCATTGCTGCTTTATTGGCAATGAAAATTAAGGCTAAAAAAACTCCAGTTAATAGCAAGAATGTGTTGCAACAAGTTAAAGAAGGTTTTGTATATGCCTTTAGCTTTCCACCCATCCGCTCTATTTTATTATTATCAGCTTTAGTCAGTTTGATGGGAATGCAAAATACTACTCTTGTACCAATATTTGCTAAAGAAATTCTCAAAGGCGGCGCAGAAACACTAGGATTTTTGATGGCGGCTTCAGGAGTTGGAGCATTAACAGGTGGAATTTATCTGGCTACGCGGCAAACAATTTTAGGAATTGGTAAATTAATTGCTTTAGCTCCCGGAATTTTAGGAATTGGTTTGATTGGTTTTGCTTTATCCCGATTTTTACCGCTTTCTTTATTTACAATGTTGTTTGTGGGTTTGGGAACAATTTTGCAAATCGCTGCTAGTAACACATTTTTACAAACAATTGTTGAGGAAGATAAACGCGGTAGATTGATGAGTTTATACACAATGTCATTTTTAGGGATGATACCCTTGGGTAATTTATTAGGAGGTTTTTTAGCTACTCATATTGGTGCTCCTAATACATTAATTATTGATGGAATAGTTTGTATTTTAGGAGCTATATTCTTTGCTAGAAAGTTACCTAATTTGCGGCAACTAGTTCGCCCAATTTATGAACAAAAGGGCATTATTATCAGTAATAAATCTTCTTAA
- a CDS encoding Uma2 family endonuclease: MIINESNYYISPEEYLEGEKVSQIKHEYIDGQVYAMAGASDAHVTVTGNLFTLLRSHLRGSGCRVYMLDMKAQIQTSNRYFYPDVMVTCDQRDREFEYFKSYPCLIVEVLSESTEGFDRGKKFASYRELESLQEYVLISPRRMNVECFRRNQQGRWELFPYTKEGEVYLASVDFSCAMTAIYEDVELLDDDVD; this comes from the coding sequence ATGATTATTAACGAAAGTAACTACTACATATCACCAGAAGAATATCTAGAAGGTGAGAAAGTTAGCCAAATTAAACACGAATATATAGATGGACAAGTCTACGCAATGGCTGGAGCGAGTGATGCTCATGTCACTGTCACAGGAAACTTGTTTACTCTGCTGCGAAGCCATCTTCGAGGGAGCGGTTGTCGTGTTTACATGCTAGATATGAAAGCACAAATTCAAACAAGTAACCGCTATTTTTATCCTGATGTGATGGTGACTTGCGATCAGCGAGATCGAGAATTTGAATATTTTAAATCTTATCCTTGCTTGATTGTAGAAGTGCTTTCCGAGTCAACAGAAGGGTTTGATAGAGGAAAGAAATTTGCTAGTTACCGAGAATTGGAATCGCTCCAAGAATATGTGCTAATTTCACCACGAAGAATGAATGTGGAATGTTTCCGTCGTAATCAGCAAGGAAGGTGGGAACTTTTCCCCTATACAAAAGAAGGGGAAGTATATTTAGCAAGTGTTGATTTTAGTTGTGCAATGACGGCGATATATGAGGATGTAGAATTGTTAGATGATGATGTTGATTAA
- a CDS encoding Uma2 family endonuclease — translation MTSLSALTLPDHTQLPDSDGTFVKNLQEHPQSILITDSIKPVLEQLHPDGQYCIGQDSGIYWRLTDPPEKGAEAPDWFYVPNVPPTLDGKMRRSYVLWKEYVAPLIVLEFVSGDGTEERDTTPPSRGEGGNVGKFWVYEQAIRVPYYGIYEVAKAQIEVYHLIDFNYRLMAPNDRGHYPISPLGVELGIWQGSYQNAELPWLRWWDAKGNLLLTGEERAEVERRKRERIVEKLRSLSVEELNNLGIDPEMLD, via the coding sequence ATGACTTCCCTATCGGCATTAACTTTACCCGACCATACTCAGTTACCAGACTCAGATGGGACATTTGTGAAAAATCTTCAGGAGCATCCCCAAAGCATCTTAATTACAGACTCCATTAAACCAGTTCTAGAGCAACTCCATCCTGATGGTCAATATTGCATTGGTCAAGATTCTGGTATCTACTGGCGCTTAACAGATCCCCCAGAGAAAGGAGCAGAAGCGCCAGATTGGTTTTATGTACCTAATGTACCGCCTACTCTCGACGGCAAAATGCGCCGTTCTTACGTACTGTGGAAAGAGTATGTTGCGCCGTTGATTGTGCTGGAGTTCGTTTCTGGAGACGGTACAGAAGAAAGAGACACAACACCACCATCTCGCGGGGAGGGTGGGAATGTGGGTAAATTTTGGGTGTATGAACAGGCGATACGCGTCCCTTACTATGGGATTTATGAAGTAGCGAAAGCGCAAATTGAGGTTTACCACCTGATAGATTTTAATTATCGACTGATGGCGCCCAACGATCGCGGACATTATCCCATTTCACCGTTAGGAGTAGAATTGGGGATTTGGCAAGGATCATATCAGAATGCAGAATTACCTTGGTTGCGGTGGTGGGATGCAAAAGGAAATTTATTGTTGACGGGTGAAGAACGGGCTGAGGTTGAGCGACGTAAGCGTGAGAGAATTGTAGAGAAACTGCGATCGCTATCTGTGGAAGAACTTAATAATTTAGGAATTGATCCAGAAATGTTGGATTAA
- a CDS encoding tetratricopeptide repeat protein: MSIITPILISSPVLANPSKTATVQLTRERQQPQKLAQLSDNEQTERSQLLQQANSLYNQGNLKAAEENFRKFLKKFPQDAFGHFQLGNILFYQKRPEEAISAYREAIKFKSQYALAYNAVGMVYASQSRWDEAMAEYQKALEINPNYADALTNSALVLWQTNKKDKAVSSLEKAIAIFKSQNRNEKANQVEEILRQLKTADNPNVS; this comes from the coding sequence TTGAGTATCATCACCCCAATTTTGATATCATCTCCAGTGTTAGCAAATCCTAGCAAAACTGCCACTGTACAATTAACTAGAGAAAGACAACAACCGCAAAAATTGGCGCAGTTGTCAGACAATGAACAAACAGAGCGATCGCAACTTTTACAACAAGCGAATTCTTTATATAATCAGGGAAATCTAAAAGCAGCAGAGGAGAACTTCCGCAAATTTCTTAAAAAGTTTCCCCAAGATGCTTTTGGACACTTTCAATTAGGAAACATACTTTTTTATCAGAAAAGACCGGAAGAAGCTATTAGTGCTTATCGTGAAGCGATTAAGTTCAAATCACAATATGCTCTAGCTTACAATGCCGTGGGTATGGTTTATGCTAGCCAAAGTCGCTGGGATGAGGCTATGGCTGAATACCAGAAAGCTCTAGAAATTAATCCTAATTATGCAGATGCATTAACTAATTCTGCTCTGGTATTGTGGCAAACGAATAAAAAAGATAAGGCGGTGTCTTCTTTAGAAAAGGCGATCGCTATTTTCAAATCACAAAATAGAAATGAAAAAGCTAACCAAGTGGAAGAGATTTTACGACAGTTAAAAACTGCAGATAACCCCAATGTTTCGTGA
- the acs gene encoding acetate--CoA ligase, with product MSQPTIESILQENRLFYPPEKFSENAYIRNLTDYQELYDKAKADPQQFWGELAEIELHWFKKWDKVLDWQPPFAKWFVGGKINISYNCLDRHLTNWRKNKAALIWEGEPGDSRTLTYAQLHREVCQFANVLKQLGVQKGDRIGIYMPMIPEAAIAMLACARIGAPHSVVFGGFSAEALRDRLIDAEAKLVITADGGWRKDAIVPLKEQVDKALADDAVPNVKNVLVVKRTGQETHMEPTRDHWWHELQKGVSADCPAEPMDSEDMLFILYTSGSTGKPKGVVHTTGGYNLYTHQTTKWIFDLQDTDIYWCTADVGWITGHSYIVYGPLSNGATTVMYEGAPRGSNPGCFWDVIEKYGVTIFYTAPTAIRAFIKMGEQHPNARNLSSLRLLGTVGEPINPEAWMWYHKVIGGERCPIVDTWWQTETGGIMITPLPGAIPTKPGSATRPFPGIIADIVDLDGNSVPDNEGGYLAVRHPWPGMMRTVYNDPERFRRTYWEHIPPQNGKYTYFAGDGARKDEDGYFWVMGRVDDVLNVSGHRLGTMEVESALVSHPAVAEAAVVGKPDELKGEEVVAFVTLEGTYQGSEELSKELKQHVVKEIGAIARPGEIRFTDALPKTRSGKIMRRLLRNLAAGQEVSGDTSTLEDRSVLDKLREGA from the coding sequence ATGTCTCAACCAACCATAGAATCAATCCTACAAGAGAATCGTCTATTTTATCCTCCTGAGAAGTTCTCTGAAAACGCATACATCAGAAATCTGACGGATTATCAGGAACTTTACGATAAAGCTAAAGCTGACCCTCAGCAATTCTGGGGAGAGTTGGCAGAAATTGAGTTGCACTGGTTCAAAAAATGGGACAAGGTGTTAGACTGGCAACCGCCTTTTGCTAAGTGGTTTGTTGGCGGTAAGATTAATATTTCTTACAACTGTCTTGACAGACATCTCACCAATTGGCGCAAAAATAAAGCGGCGCTGATTTGGGAAGGGGAACCAGGAGATTCGCGGACTCTTACCTATGCTCAATTGCACCGCGAAGTTTGTCAGTTTGCCAATGTGTTGAAGCAGTTGGGGGTACAAAAGGGCGATCGCATTGGTATTTATATGCCTATGATTCCAGAAGCAGCGATCGCTATGTTAGCCTGTGCCAGAATTGGCGCTCCCCATAGTGTAGTATTTGGCGGTTTCAGCGCGGAAGCTCTGCGCGATCGCCTCATCGATGCAGAAGCCAAGTTAGTGATCACTGCGGATGGTGGTTGGCGCAAAGATGCGATCGTTCCTCTCAAAGAACAGGTGGACAAAGCTTTAGCCGATGACGCTGTTCCCAACGTCAAAAATGTGTTGGTCGTCAAGCGTACAGGTCAAGAAACACACATGGAACCTACGCGCGACCACTGGTGGCACGAATTGCAAAAAGGCGTATCTGCTGACTGTCCCGCCGAACCAATGGACAGTGAAGATATGCTATTTATCCTCTATACTTCTGGTAGCACTGGCAAACCAAAGGGTGTTGTCCATACAACAGGTGGTTATAACTTATACACTCATCAAACCACCAAGTGGATTTTCGACCTCCAAGACACCGATATCTACTGGTGTACTGCGGATGTCGGCTGGATTACTGGTCACAGCTACATTGTCTACGGCCCCCTTTCCAACGGTGCGACAACGGTAATGTATGAAGGTGCGCCCCGTGGGTCTAATCCAGGCTGTTTCTGGGATGTGATTGAAAAATATGGCGTCACGATTTTTTATACCGCACCTACCGCCATTCGCGCGTTTATCAAAATGGGTGAACAACATCCCAACGCACGTAATCTCTCATCCTTGCGGTTGTTGGGAACCGTCGGCGAACCCATCAACCCCGAAGCTTGGATGTGGTATCACAAAGTTATTGGTGGCGAACGTTGCCCAATTGTTGATACTTGGTGGCAAACTGAAACGGGTGGGATTATGATTACACCACTACCAGGAGCAATTCCCACTAAACCAGGTTCCGCAACTAGACCTTTTCCGGGAATCATTGCAGATATCGTCGATTTAGACGGTAATTCCGTCCCTGATAACGAAGGCGGTTATCTAGCGGTGCGTCATCCTTGGCCGGGAATGATGCGGACAGTATATAACGACCCAGAACGCTTTCGCCGCACCTATTGGGAACATATCCCCCCGCAAAATGGTAAATATACTTACTTCGCCGGAGATGGAGCAAGAAAAGATGAAGACGGTTACTTCTGGGTAATGGGACGGGTTGACGATGTATTAAATGTGTCAGGTCATCGCTTGGGGACGATGGAAGTAGAATCAGCTTTGGTGTCCCATCCGGCGGTTGCGGAAGCGGCGGTAGTCGGTAAACCTGACGAACTTAAGGGTGAGGAGGTTGTCGCTTTTGTGACACTAGAAGGAACTTATCAAGGTAGCGAAGAACTGAGTAAAGAACTAAAGCAACACGTAGTTAAAGAAATAGGAGCGATCGCTCGTCCTGGTGAAATCCGGTTTACAGACGCTTTACCCAAAACCCGCTCAGGTAAAATTATGCGGCGATTACTGCGAAATTTAGCCGCCGGACAAGAGGTATCTGGTGATACTTCAACTCTGGAAGATCGCAGTGTATTAGATAAATTGCGCGAAGGTGCGTAA